From the Billgrantia sulfidoxydans genome, one window contains:
- the ada gene encoding bifunctional DNA-binding transcriptional regulator/O6-methylguanine-DNA methyltransferase Ada, with translation MIETTSDSLAPFDSDEAKWTAVLARDTSADGAFVYAVRTTGIYCRPTCPSRRPRRENAEFHADATVAERAGYRPCQRCRPQDVSLAQHHAESVARACRLIEAAEDLPSLDELAQAAGLSRFHFHRVFKSVTGLTPRAYAVARRAERVREELASCETVTEAMYEAGFNSSGRFYAGTDRMLGMTPKRYRSGGKDMEIRFALGECSLGTILVASSEKGICAISLGSDPEQLLQEFQDRFANATLIPGGKDFDAWVAQVVGFVEAPGLGLSLPLDIRGTAFQQRVWQALTEIPVGTTISYAELAERIGSPKSVRAVARACASNPVALAIPCHRVVRSDGALSGYRWGVERKRTLLGRESVQPDTSPGGATSGASSSAEVIPACGVRSRKVDSTT, from the coding sequence ATGATCGAGACAACCAGCGACTCACTTGCTCCCTTCGATTCCGATGAGGCGAAATGGACGGCGGTGCTGGCCCGCGACACGTCGGCGGATGGCGCTTTCGTCTACGCGGTGCGTACCACCGGCATCTATTGCCGTCCCACCTGCCCGTCGCGCCGGCCACGCCGCGAGAACGCCGAATTCCATGCCGATGCGACGGTGGCGGAGCGAGCCGGCTACCGGCCTTGCCAGCGCTGCCGCCCTCAGGATGTCTCGTTGGCTCAGCATCATGCCGAGAGCGTCGCCCGCGCGTGTCGGCTCATCGAAGCCGCCGAGGATCTGCCTTCTCTCGACGAACTGGCACAGGCCGCGGGGTTGAGCCGCTTCCATTTTCACCGTGTGTTCAAGTCGGTCACTGGCCTCACGCCCAGGGCCTACGCCGTCGCCCGGCGGGCGGAGCGCGTACGCGAAGAACTCGCCAGTTGCGAAACGGTCACCGAGGCGATGTACGAGGCGGGCTTCAACTCCAGCGGACGCTTCTATGCCGGTACCGATCGCATGCTCGGCATGACGCCCAAGCGTTACCGTTCAGGAGGGAAAGACATGGAGATCCGCTTCGCCCTGGGGGAGTGCTCATTGGGCACCATACTAGTGGCGAGCAGCGAGAAGGGCATCTGCGCCATTTCCCTGGGCAGCGATCCGGAGCAACTGCTGCAGGAGTTCCAGGATCGTTTCGCCAATGCCACCCTCATTCCCGGAGGGAAGGATTTCGATGCCTGGGTGGCCCAAGTGGTGGGTTTCGTCGAAGCGCCGGGCCTTGGGCTTTCGCTGCCGCTGGACATTCGTGGCACTGCCTTTCAGCAACGGGTCTGGCAGGCGCTGACCGAGATTCCCGTGGGCACCACGATCAGCTATGCAGAGTTGGCGGAACGTATCGGTTCTCCCAAGTCGGTGCGTGCCGTGGCCAGGGCCTGCGCCTCCAACCCCGTTGCGCTTGCCATTCCCTGCCATCGGGTCGTACGCAGCGATGGGGCGCTTTCCGGGTATCGCTGGGGCGTGGAGAGAAAACGCACGCTGCTCGGGCGGGAGTCGGTTCAGCCCGACACGTCCCCGGGTGGCGCCACGAGCGGAGCCTCCTCCAGTGCCGAGGTGATCCCCGCCTGCGGAGTGCGCTCGAGAAAGGTCGATAGCACCACATAG
- a CDS encoding putative quinol monooxygenase, with translation MNQSTLFIKHKALPGKREEVRRVWETHLMPSIQERQVHDAYFYCYDDGDPNTIRVFQRYADGADAQAFMQGPAYEAYVAAVTPLLAHPPEIHAATVAWAKDKAAPVSETA, from the coding sequence ATGAACCAGAGCACGCTTTTCATCAAGCACAAGGCACTCCCCGGCAAGCGCGAAGAGGTACGGCGCGTGTGGGAGACTCACCTGATGCCGAGCATCCAGGAGCGCCAGGTCCACGACGCCTACTTCTATTGCTACGATGATGGCGATCCCAACACGATCCGTGTCTTCCAGCGCTACGCCGATGGTGCGGATGCACAGGCCTTCATGCAGGGGCCGGCATACGAAGCCTATGTCGCCGCGGTAACGCCCCTGCTGGCTCATCCGCCCGAGATTCATGCTGCCACCGTGGCCTGGGCCAAGGACAAGGCGGCTCCGGTTTCCGAGACAGCCTGA
- a CDS encoding cytochrome P450: MTTPDNPLTAVTHHDPYSYYAKLVKKHPLYWDSGLNMWIASSAKSVAAVLEHHGCRVRPTNEPVPTALQGTPAGKLFGSLVRMTDGESHCPLKQVVTTTLATLEEDHIADQSRGCASYLLEEIAPLEPAGLTEFTLRLPAYSVAALLGFSSDQWPALARWTGDLARCIAPGTTITQMERGQHAARELQAMTARLLETHSAASPSLLTQLTAQARARGIDSAVITANVIGFLLQAHDATAGLIGNTLMALGREPHLHHRVREEPTLLPAVLREVLRHDAPIQNTRRFVAYDEIIAGESMQAGDTILVLLAAANRDSARHVDPERFDPARQSQHCFTFGLGRHACPGETLALAIAEAGVAELLRSGVSLEALAGEVMYRESLNARIPLFRSSHVTLSSTA, from the coding sequence ATGACTACGCCAGACAACCCACTGACGGCCGTCACGCATCATGACCCTTACTCCTATTACGCCAAACTGGTGAAGAAGCATCCGCTCTATTGGGACAGCGGGCTCAACATGTGGATCGCCTCGTCCGCCAAGTCTGTTGCCGCCGTGCTGGAACATCACGGCTGTCGCGTGCGCCCAACCAACGAGCCGGTGCCAACGGCACTGCAGGGCACGCCGGCGGGTAAACTCTTCGGCAGTCTGGTCAGGATGACCGATGGCGAGTCGCACTGCCCGCTCAAGCAGGTCGTTACGACGACGCTCGCCACGCTCGAAGAGGACCACATAGCAGACCAGAGCAGGGGCTGCGCGTCCTATCTGCTCGAGGAAATCGCTCCGCTCGAGCCCGCTGGCCTGACAGAGTTCACCCTGCGCCTGCCCGCATACAGCGTCGCGGCCCTGCTTGGCTTCTCGTCCGACCAGTGGCCGGCGCTGGCGCGCTGGACAGGAGATTTGGCGCGCTGCATCGCACCTGGCACCACAATTACCCAGATGGAGAGGGGCCAGCACGCCGCACGCGAACTGCAAGCCATGACAGCACGGCTCCTCGAGACCCATTCTGCGGCATCGCCCAGTCTCCTGACGCAGCTCACTGCCCAGGCCAGAGCGCGAGGCATCGACAGCGCAGTGATCACGGCCAACGTCATCGGCTTCCTGCTACAGGCCCATGACGCCACAGCGGGGCTGATCGGCAATACGCTGATGGCGCTGGGACGCGAGCCGCATCTTCATCATCGAGTCCGCGAAGAGCCAACGCTGCTGCCTGCCGTGCTGCGGGAGGTGCTGCGCCACGACGCACCGATTCAGAACACGCGACGCTTTGTCGCTTACGACGAAATCATCGCCGGCGAGTCGATGCAAGCAGGCGACACGATCCTGGTGTTGCTTGCTGCGGCCAACCGCGATTCAGCCCGTCATGTCGACCCCGAGCGATTCGATCCGGCCCGCCAGTCGCAGCACTGCTTTACCTTTGGCCTGGGGCGCCACGCATGCCCCGGTGAAACGCTTGCCCTGGCCATCGCCGAGGCGGGTGTAGCAGAGCTGCTGCGCTCGGGTGTCTCGCTCGAGGCGCTGGCCGGCGAGGTGATGTATCGCGAATCGCTCAATGCCCGCATCCCGCTGTTTCGCTCGTCCCATGTAACGTTATCCTCAACTGCCTGA
- a CDS encoding VOC family protein: protein MQLSTYLIFNDNCREAFEFYQRCFDAKLEAMATYAEMPASEGMEIPEEAGNLVMHARLRIGDQLLMASDNSPCSPAPYEGIKGASIAIGVDSVQEAERIFNALADNGTVQMPLEETFWAHRFGMLVDRFGVAWMINYEKEQQAAA from the coding sequence ATGCAGCTTTCCACCTACCTGATCTTCAACGACAACTGTCGCGAAGCCTTCGAGTTCTACCAGCGCTGCTTCGACGCCAAGCTCGAGGCTATGGCGACCTATGCCGAAATGCCTGCCAGCGAAGGCATGGAGATACCCGAAGAAGCCGGCAATCTTGTCATGCATGCACGACTGCGTATTGGCGACCAGTTGTTGATGGCGTCGGACAACTCCCCCTGCAGCCCTGCGCCCTACGAAGGCATCAAGGGGGCGAGCATTGCGATCGGCGTCGACTCCGTGCAGGAGGCCGAACGGATCTTCAATGCGCTGGCCGACAACGGCACCGTGCAGATGCCGCTAGAGGAGACCTTCTGGGCGCACCGCTTCGGCATGCTGGTGGATCGGTTCGGCGTTGCCTGGATGATCAACTACGAGAAGGAACAGCAGGCCGCCGCCTAA
- the gcvA gene encoding transcriptional regulator GcvA: MMPRRLPSLSALRAFEAAARHLSAKRAAEELSVTPTAISHQIRQLEESLGVALFVRRPRQLVLTTQGQSLLTVLSGSFDAIAETVTKLRRPPSRQPVTLSTTPAVASRWLLPWVCLLRDAHPQIDLSIQVSHQAVALDGVVADMAIRYGEGPWPGLVAEKLFDNVFVPVCSPMLKLREPAELVHHTLLHFSSPAPLDWAAWQRQVQVPGLDVSAGLMFSDETHGITAALDGQGIALMSRYLIEEELRQGRLVQPFGPEVKAAPFQLVYPPERLEEPAIAAVREWIIGLLDTQARESGCRAIVERQS; the protein is encoded by the coding sequence ATGATGCCGCGACGACTCCCTTCGCTTTCCGCCCTGCGCGCCTTCGAGGCGGCGGCGCGCCACCTCAGTGCCAAGCGCGCCGCCGAGGAACTCTCGGTCACGCCGACGGCGATCAGCCACCAGATTCGCCAGCTCGAGGAGAGCCTGGGCGTGGCCCTGTTCGTGCGGCGGCCGCGGCAGCTGGTGCTGACGACTCAGGGCCAGTCGCTGCTCACGGTGCTGAGCGGCTCCTTCGATGCCATCGCCGAGACGGTGACCAAGCTTCGCCGGCCGCCGTCGCGACAGCCGGTGACGCTCTCGACCACGCCGGCCGTCGCCTCACGCTGGCTGTTGCCCTGGGTCTGCCTGCTGCGCGACGCCCACCCGCAGATCGACCTGAGCATTCAGGTTTCCCACCAAGCAGTTGCCCTGGACGGCGTCGTTGCCGACATGGCGATTCGCTATGGCGAGGGCCCCTGGCCCGGGCTCGTCGCGGAGAAGCTGTTCGACAATGTCTTCGTGCCCGTCTGCAGCCCCATGCTGAAGCTGCGTGAACCGGCTGAACTGGTGCATCACACGCTGCTGCATTTCTCTTCGCCCGCACCGCTGGACTGGGCGGCCTGGCAGCGCCAGGTCCAGGTGCCGGGGCTCGACGTCAGCGCCGGGCTGATGTTCTCCGACGAGACCCATGGCATCACCGCCGCCCTGGACGGTCAGGGCATAGCCCTGATGAGCCGGTATCTGATCGAGGAGGAGCTGCGCCAAGGGCGCCTGGTACAGCCATTCGGCCCCGAGGTTAAGGCCGCTCCCTTCCAGCTCGTCTACCCGCCTGAGCGGCTCGAGGAGCCGGCCATCGCCGCCGTGCGCGAGTGGATCATCGGGTTGCTGGATACCCAAGCCAGAGAGAGCGGCTGCCGTGCGATAGTCGAGCGCCAGTCATGA
- a CDS encoding ArsR/SmtB family transcription factor, whose product MVEPDLSRLARTIGDPTRMGMLALLMEGRALTAKELAYGCGVQPGTATEHLKRLQCDSLIESTTQGRHKYYRLASAEVAHAVEALMVVAKPMRVVPPCRRPAGALGAARFCYDHLAGELGTRLTAVLLEREYLVKNGEAMDVTERGKAWFADFGIDVATLRKRRRRFAYPCLDWSERRDHLGGALGAAMTERMLELGWIGRQKHSRVVSISELGHRALTSEFGFVIDASPTDQAVAISS is encoded by the coding sequence ATGGTTGAGCCGGATCTGTCACGCCTAGCCCGCACCATTGGCGACCCGACCCGCATGGGTATGCTCGCCTTGCTGATGGAAGGGCGGGCATTGACCGCCAAGGAGCTGGCCTACGGCTGCGGCGTGCAGCCGGGCACGGCGACTGAGCATCTCAAGCGACTGCAGTGCGATAGCCTGATCGAGTCGACGACCCAAGGGCGGCACAAGTACTACCGGCTGGCGTCGGCTGAAGTGGCGCATGCCGTCGAGGCGCTGATGGTGGTGGCCAAACCGATGAGAGTGGTGCCGCCCTGCAGGCGACCGGCCGGCGCGCTGGGGGCTGCGCGATTCTGCTACGACCACCTGGCCGGGGAGTTGGGCACACGGCTGACGGCAGTACTGCTCGAAAGGGAGTACTTGGTCAAAAATGGCGAGGCCATGGACGTGACGGAGCGAGGCAAGGCCTGGTTTGCCGACTTCGGTATCGATGTCGCTACTCTGCGCAAGCGCCGTCGACGTTTCGCCTACCCCTGCCTCGACTGGAGCGAGCGGCGCGATCATCTTGGTGGTGCGTTGGGGGCCGCCATGACCGAGCGCATGCTGGAACTGGGCTGGATCGGCCGGCAGAAGCACTCGCGGGTGGTGAGCATCAGCGAGCTGGGACATCGGGCGCTGACGAGTGAGTTCGGGTTCGTGATCGATGCGTCGCCGACTGATCAAGCGGTCGCGATCTCGTCGTAA
- a CDS encoding MFS transporter: MISRRLLLLTSAIAVIGANSLALSPIAATVATSFPGRSAADVVTAAALYGLATACSALLLASLSDRIGAERALVRALLGLSASLGVAALSPALWTLVAAQALAGLAAGVALPAIYTLTAQVAEKGRESQTLSFVLTGWTLSLVVGVGLAALLADLLHWRAVFSLLALAAIGLALGVSRCHDWGARTVGEAPSSTLKALRIPGIHSVLLNVAAYMTAFYGLYTYLGPYLGEVLQLPASFAGLAIAVYGLGFGAAAPLGRLVDRYGATAAACVTFAGLMLVYLGLMAAAALPPVLLGLCLAWGVANHLGLNLLMRQLAEIDPAQRGAIMGLYSAITYLCVFAGALLYRPLFTHFGFAACAWASAMLVLPALGWALGQWRRKQAALE; this comes from the coding sequence GTGATCAGTCGCCGTCTGTTACTCCTGACCTCCGCCATCGCCGTGATCGGTGCCAACTCGCTGGCGCTGAGCCCCATTGCCGCCACGGTGGCGACATCCTTTCCGGGGCGCAGCGCCGCCGACGTGGTAACGGCCGCGGCCCTCTATGGCCTGGCCACGGCATGCAGTGCGCTGCTGCTGGCGTCGCTGAGCGATCGCATCGGTGCCGAGCGTGCCTTGGTGCGAGCGCTGCTCGGGCTGTCGGCTTCCCTGGGCGTCGCTGCGCTCTCGCCGGCACTGTGGACGCTGGTTGCTGCCCAGGCGCTGGCCGGCCTGGCGGCGGGCGTGGCGTTGCCGGCGATCTATACCCTCACCGCTCAGGTGGCCGAAAAGGGGCGCGAGAGCCAGACCTTGAGCTTCGTGCTGACGGGATGGACGCTGAGTCTGGTGGTCGGCGTCGGCCTGGCGGCGCTATTGGCCGACCTGCTGCACTGGCGTGCCGTCTTCTCTCTATTGGCACTGGCTGCCATCGGGTTGGCACTGGGGGTTTCTCGCTGCCACGATTGGGGGGCGAGAACGGTCGGTGAGGCGCCGAGCTCCACCCTGAAGGCCCTGCGTATTCCCGGCATTCACTCGGTATTGCTGAACGTCGCGGCCTACATGACGGCGTTCTACGGCTTGTACACCTATCTTGGCCCGTACCTGGGTGAGGTGCTGCAACTCCCCGCATCCTTCGCGGGGCTGGCCATCGCCGTCTATGGACTGGGCTTTGGCGCCGCCGCGCCGTTGGGTCGGCTGGTCGACCGCTACGGCGCCACTGCTGCCGCTTGTGTGACCTTTGCCGGCCTGATGCTCGTCTACCTGGGCTTGATGGCGGCTGCCGCACTTCCGCCGGTACTGCTGGGGCTGTGTCTTGCCTGGGGCGTGGCCAATCATCTCGGCTTGAACCTGCTAATGCGCCAGCTTGCCGAGATCGATCCGGCGCAGCGGGGTGCCATCATGGGGCTGTATAGCGCCATCACGTATTTGTGCGTGTTTGCCGGCGCGCTGCTCTATCGGCCGCTCTTCACTCACTTCGGCTTTGCCGCCTGCGCCTGGGCCTCGGCAATGCTGGTGCTGCCGGCCCTGGGCTGGGCGCTGGGGCAGTGGCGCAGGAAACAGGCGGCATTGGAGTAG
- a CDS encoding VOC family protein, whose protein sequence is MDFLVNLDVDDLERGIDFYVHAFGLEVGRRFGDDGAELIGGPAPIYLLAKATGSAAYAAGEPVPGAQRHYTRHWTPVHLDVVVEDIEAAVERAIAAGATQEQPIVTDRWGKLALMADPFGHGFCFVQFLNRGYDEIATA, encoded by the coding sequence ATGGATTTTCTCGTCAACCTGGACGTCGACGACCTGGAGCGTGGAATCGACTTCTACGTTCACGCCTTTGGCCTCGAGGTCGGCCGCCGTTTCGGCGATGACGGTGCCGAACTGATCGGCGGCCCGGCGCCGATCTACCTGCTGGCCAAGGCCACCGGCTCAGCGGCCTATGCCGCAGGAGAGCCCGTGCCCGGCGCGCAGCGCCACTACACGCGTCACTGGACGCCGGTACATCTGGACGTGGTGGTGGAGGATATCGAGGCTGCAGTGGAGCGCGCCATCGCCGCCGGCGCCACCCAGGAGCAGCCCATCGTCACCGATCGCTGGGGCAAGCTGGCGCTGATGGCCGACCCTTTCGGCCACGGTTTTTGTTTCGTGCAATTCCTCAACAGAGGTTACGACGAGATCGCGACCGCTTGA
- a CDS encoding helix-turn-helix transcriptional regulator, producing the protein MTGRSLDRTRSELTEFLIHHRSKLTPADVGLPSTGRRRTPGLRREEVATLAGVGLTWYTWFEQGRDINVSESFVLRVSKALKLDDAECCHLFLLAHRRPPPVEAYQWQEIPPLVQTLMDDMPRPAYVMNLRWDIIAWNAIADVLLGFSDREPGERNMMRLLFADPALRRRLPDWRQDASRLLAQFRCDSAAAPEDPAMQELTEALAKLSPDFRRWWEQPNHEAYRYGIGTLLDADSTMQKYEHTTLLVDEHRHLRMVVYFPSSTSSG; encoded by the coding sequence ATGACCGGGCGCAGCCTCGACAGAACCCGCAGCGAACTCACCGAGTTCCTGATCCATCATCGCAGCAAGCTGACGCCGGCCGACGTCGGCCTGCCCTCCACCGGCCGACGCCGCACCCCCGGGCTGCGTCGCGAAGAGGTGGCCACCCTCGCCGGGGTAGGACTGACCTGGTACACCTGGTTCGAGCAGGGGCGCGATATCAACGTCTCGGAGAGCTTCGTGCTGCGAGTCTCCAAGGCGCTCAAGCTCGACGACGCCGAATGCTGCCACCTGTTCCTGCTTGCCCATCGCCGCCCACCGCCGGTGGAGGCCTACCAGTGGCAGGAAATTCCGCCCCTGGTGCAGACGCTGATGGACGACATGCCAAGGCCCGCCTATGTGATGAACCTGCGCTGGGACATCATCGCCTGGAACGCCATCGCCGATGTCCTGCTCGGCTTCAGCGACAGGGAGCCCGGTGAGCGCAACATGATGCGCCTGCTGTTCGCCGACCCGGCGCTGCGCAGGCGCCTCCCCGACTGGCGCCAGGACGCCTCCCGCCTGCTGGCCCAGTTCCGCTGCGACTCGGCCGCCGCCCCCGAAGACCCCGCTATGCAGGAGCTGACAGAAGCGCTCGCCAAGCTGTCGCCGGATTTTCGCCGCTGGTGGGAGCAGCCCAATCATGAAGCCTATCGCTACGGCATCGGCACGCTTCTCGACGCCGACTCGACTATGCAGAAGTACGAACATACCACGCTACTGGTGGACGAGCATCGGCATCTCAGGATGGTGGTTTATTTCCCTTCATCTACCTCATCGGGGTAA
- the sigJ gene encoding RNA polymerase sigma factor SigJ, with protein sequence MPSADLLHFEEARPMLLGLAYRILGSRADAEDAVQDTFLKWQAADREAIDTPHAWLTTACTRRCLDLLGSAHRARVEYVGAWLPEPIPTAAVSDAERSMQLADSLSTAFLLLLERLSPKERAAYLLHEIFDTPYTEIAAMLEIKEPACRKLVSRARSNLQTAEERHTPPRERQQALLEAFRLAITEGATARLANLLSADIRLSADGGGKVPTLLEPLLGQTAVLGFLTSRLSQYWADYEWREADINGGCGFMMRREGNVVATVTFGYDRSGQATDIFIVRNPDKLARLTS encoded by the coding sequence ATGCCTTCCGCCGATCTGCTTCACTTCGAAGAGGCCCGCCCCATGCTGCTGGGGCTGGCCTATCGCATTCTCGGCTCGCGCGCCGACGCCGAGGATGCGGTGCAGGACACCTTTCTCAAGTGGCAGGCAGCGGATCGTGAGGCTATCGATACGCCCCACGCCTGGCTGACCACGGCCTGCACGCGACGCTGCCTCGATCTGCTGGGCAGCGCCCACCGGGCTCGGGTCGAGTACGTCGGCGCCTGGCTGCCCGAGCCCATCCCGACCGCTGCCGTATCCGATGCGGAACGCAGCATGCAGCTGGCCGACTCTCTATCCACCGCCTTCCTGCTGCTGCTGGAACGCCTCTCGCCCAAGGAGCGGGCGGCCTATCTGCTACACGAGATCTTCGACACGCCCTACACCGAGATCGCCGCCATGCTCGAGATCAAGGAGCCGGCCTGCCGCAAGCTGGTATCCCGGGCACGAAGCAACCTCCAAACCGCCGAGGAACGGCACACCCCACCGCGGGAACGCCAGCAGGCACTGCTGGAGGCCTTCCGGCTCGCCATCACCGAAGGCGCCACGGCACGGCTCGCGAATCTGCTCTCGGCCGATATTCGCCTGAGTGCCGACGGCGGCGGCAAGGTGCCCACCCTGCTCGAACCGCTGCTCGGCCAGACAGCGGTACTCGGCTTCCTGACCAGCCGCCTGAGCCAGTACTGGGCCGACTATGAATGGCGCGAGGCCGACATCAACGGGGGCTGCGGCTTCATGATGCGCAGAGAGGGAAATGTCGTCGCGACGGTGACCTTCGGCTACGACCGCTCAGGCCAGGCGACAGATATCTTCATCGTGCGCAATCCCGACAAGCTGGCGCGGCTGACGTCATGA
- a CDS encoding Lrp/AsnC family transcriptional regulator, which produces MPNLENTEAVRDKGQEPRPLDAFDRKILGELAVDAGLSYAELGHRAGLSAPAVHERVKRLRASGRIRSTVAVLDGPATGKPFLAFVHVDSTGWGKTKELLAISALPEVEEIHSVAGDACMLLKVRCASSRALEGLLARLYALPCVKATRSYVVLSTFLERTPQAGITSALEEAPLVAPPGDVSG; this is translated from the coding sequence ATGCCTAACCTTGAAAATACAGAAGCCGTTCGGGACAAGGGCCAGGAGCCCCGCCCCCTGGACGCCTTCGACCGAAAAATATTAGGTGAGCTGGCCGTGGATGCCGGGCTTAGCTATGCCGAGCTGGGTCATCGCGCCGGCCTTTCGGCGCCGGCGGTGCATGAACGGGTGAAGCGGCTGCGCGCGTCGGGTCGCATCCGCAGCACGGTGGCGGTACTGGATGGCCCCGCCACCGGCAAGCCGTTTCTCGCCTTCGTGCATGTCGACTCCACGGGATGGGGCAAGACCAAGGAACTGCTGGCGATCTCGGCGCTGCCTGAGGTCGAGGAGATTCATTCGGTCGCTGGCGACGCCTGCATGCTGCTCAAGGTACGTTGCGCCAGCAGTCGCGCGCTGGAGGGACTGCTTGCCCGACTCTATGCCCTGCCGTGCGTGAAAGCCACGCGCAGCTATGTGGTGCTATCGACCTTTCTCGAGCGCACTCCGCAGGCGGGGATCACCTCGGCACTGGAGGAGGCTCCGCTCGTGGCGCCACCCGGGGACGTGTCGGGCTGA
- a CDS encoding antibiotic biosynthesis monooxygenase family protein produces the protein MIAVIFEVIPKSGRRDHYLDIAASLRPLLDEIDGFISIERFESLTQPGKILSLSFWRDEQAVAQWRQLERHRTAQTQGREVVFDDYRLRVATVLRDYGMHERDQAPADSRERHDRA, from the coding sequence ATGATCGCCGTTATCTTCGAAGTCATCCCCAAGTCCGGCCGCCGAGACCACTACCTCGATATCGCCGCCAGCCTGCGTCCGTTGCTCGATGAGATCGACGGATTCATCTCCATCGAACGCTTCGAGAGCCTCACCCAACCGGGCAAGATCCTCTCGCTCTCCTTCTGGCGCGATGAGCAGGCCGTCGCCCAGTGGCGCCAGCTCGAGCGCCACCGCACGGCCCAGACACAGGGCCGCGAAGTGGTCTTCGACGACTATCGCCTGCGCGTGGCTACGGTGCTGCGCGACTACGGCATGCACGAACGCGACCAGGCGCCGGCCGATAGCCGCGAGCGTCATGACAGGGCCTGA